In Lagopus muta isolate bLagMut1 chromosome 6, bLagMut1 primary, whole genome shotgun sequence, one DNA window encodes the following:
- the ZNF770 gene encoding zinc finger protein 770 encodes MLRIQHCVTANRIPKKKPYICDICYKQFETPSKLARHYLIHTGQKPFECHVCYKTFRQLVHLERHQLTHNLPFECNFCHRNFKNVITLLKHQQLHNENYQNCIKQEEKSVSSEQDGVTCGIFRCSVCWKSFTTEEKWMLHQCQKADCLHGTRRRKKTHPCELCNKTFPSRSKLERHFLIHTGQKPFKCSSCGKSFRQSTHLKIHQLMHTEERPFQCCFCQKGFKIRSKLMKHKQLHARNKAVSNIIYKGKTKHLRLQKLSEGKMDSFENADTFKLQENDPHDVYLIYVVPFQCPVCEQCFDTEEVLNLHKCYLRDEKSSSCTTACSRTVSMKSKIQMKLKHTGGKLSDFSLTGREKMKSGHCRSPDLVAVREQQSDKNVSTKSFKDFCSKLDLCKAVNWMKRRFAVPLHWQEHLEPLKVGINLEGVLTGESMLSISNGVRNRDDAFYGSSGDSFLENSEIFHYAFSAPKNIHNRHKVCKCDRCEKIFPSSSKLQRHYLIHTGQKPFGCSVCGKTFRQSAHLKRHQLTHTENNYKSPVCRVEFENLHKFFSHREDHIEFESSQPESYSDYSQAPSEAPGFQEFELTQSNQAAEIKVEIESEAFVLDTGSRNTEPYLCSKLMETEQSCCSYWPDFSESVERRKLYQCSLCFKTFKSFSKLERHYFMHAGQKPFECSICGKSFRQSPHLKRHHLTHFKERLKLSSSQQQSETLFSLNLDTVP; translated from the coding sequence ATGTTAAGAATTCAGCATTGTGTAACAGCTAACAGGATACCCAAGAAAAAGCCATATATATGTGACATTTGCTATAAGCAGTTTGAAACTCCATCAAAATTGGCAAGACATTATCTGATACATACTGGTCAAAAGCCATTTGAATGTCATGTGTGCTATAAAACGTTTAGGCAGTTGGTCCATCTGGAGAGGCATCAGTTGACCCATAATTTGCCTTTTGAGTGTAATTTTTGTCATAGAAACTTCAAAAATGTAATTACTTTGTTGAAGCATCAGCAGCTTCATAATGAAAATTATCAGAATTGTatcaagcaagaagaaaaatctgtgagTTCTGAACAGGATGGGGTCACTTGTGGCATATTTCGATGTTCTGTGTGCTGGAAGTCTTTTACAACTGAAGAGAAGTGGATGCTGCATCAGTGTCAGAAGGCAGATTGTCTACATGGtacaagaaggagaaagaaaactcacCCTTGTGAATTGTGTAACAAGACATTTCCATCGAGATCTAAGCTAGAACGACACTTCCTAATTCACACTGGCCAGAAACCTTTTAAGTGTTCTTCGTGTGGCAAATCTTTCAGACAGTCAACACATTTGAAAATCCATCAGCTCATGCATACTGAAGAAAGGccttttcagtgctgcttttgtcaGAAGGGATTTAAAATACGGAGCAAACTCATGAAGCACAAACAACTCCATGCCAGAAATAAGGCTGTCTCCAATATCATatacaaaggaaaaactaaACATCTCAGACTACAGAAACTGTCAGAAGGAAAGATGGATAGTTTTGAGAATGCTGACACATTCAAATTGCAGGAGAATGACCCACATGatgtttatttgatttatgtcGTACCATTTCAGTGTCCAGTGTGTGAGCAGTGTTTTGACACAGAGGAAGTCCTAAATTTGCATAAATGTTATCTAAGAGATGAGAAAAGCTCAAGTTGCACAACAGCATGCAGTCGCACAGTCAGCATGAAAAGTAAGATCCAGATGAAGCTGAAGCACACTGGAGGAAAGctatcagatttttctttgactggcagagaaaaaatgaaatcaggtCACTGTAGGAGTCCTGACCTGGTTGCAGTTAGAGAGCAGCAATCTGATAAAAATGTTTCCACTAAATCTTTCAAGGACTTCTGTAGCAAGCTTGACCTGTGCAAGGCTGTCAATTGGATGAAAAGAAGGTTTGCTGTGCCATTACACTGGCAAGAGCATCTAGAACCTCTCAAGGTAGGAATTAATTTAGAAGGTGTGCTTACTGGTGAAAGCATGTTAAGCATCAGTAATGGAGTGCGTAATAGGGATGATGCTTTTTATGGTTCATCAGGTGATAGCTTCcttgaaaattcagaaatatttcactaTGCTTTTTCAGCTCCTAAAAATATACATAACAGACACAAAGTGTGTAAATGTGAcagatgtgaaaaaatatttccatcttcATCCAAACTTCAAAGACATTACCTTATACACACAGGACAGAAGCCCTTTGGCTGTAGTGTTTGTGGGAAGACATTTAGACAGTCAGCTCACTTAAAAAGACATCAGCTCACCCATACTGAAAATAACTATAAAAGCCCTGTTTGCCGTGTAGAATTTGAAAATCTGCACAAATTCTTCAGTCATCGGGAAGATCACATTGAATTTGAGTCTTCTCAGCCTGAGAGTTATTCAGATTATTCTCAAGCACCTTCAGAGGCACCTGGCTTTCAAGAATTTGAGCTGACTCAGTCAAATCAAGCAGCTGAAATCAAAGTTGAAATTGAGTCAGAAGCCTTTGTTCTTGACACTGGCAGTAGAAACACAGAGCCTTATTTGTGTAGTAAATTGATGGAAACGGAGCAAAGCTGTTGTAGTTACTGGCctgatttttctgaaagtgttgaaagaagaaaactataCCAGTGCAGTCTCTGTTTTAAGacatttaaatcattttctaaGCTTGAAAGACATTACTTCATGCATGCTGGACAGAAGCCATTTGAATGTTCAATTTGTGGTAAAAGTTTCCGACAGTCTCCACATTTGAAAAGACATCACCTTACTCACTTTAAGGAGAGGTTAAAGTTGA